A single region of the Selenomonas sp. oral taxon 920 genome encodes:
- the recF gene encoding DNA replication/repair protein RecF (All proteins in this family for which functions are known are DNA-binding proteins that assist the filamentation of RecA onto DNA for the initiation of recombination or recombinational repair.): MQITSLVLRSYRNYEELTLDFDAGVQIFLGANAQGKTNIIEALYYAAFGRSHRTSSDAELIRMGEDGAHIGLSFLRQDVPGELSFTFARGARRRIAYAGEHLRQRDLVGILPMVLFSPEDLFLVKGAPALRRRYLDAELSQASPAYYGELLRYTHILRQRNALLKDIRERLAPMDALLPWDAQLAHSAAYIVTRRIAATAQLGALSARVQAVLAAGEELAVSYEIAHAPEGLTEGKDGMTKRLELWYNEMLTDGRARDLARAATGVGPHLDDLVLMTCGMNLRSYGSQGQQRTGALALKLAELFYLRENVGESPILLLDDVMSELDAERRSALLSFIRSEEIQTFITATDAAYFPQERMGTYRYVEAGQIREM; the protein is encoded by the coding sequence ATGCAGATCACATCACTTGTACTGCGTTCCTACCGCAACTACGAGGAGCTCACCCTCGACTTTGACGCGGGGGTGCAGATCTTTCTCGGGGCGAACGCGCAGGGCAAGACGAATATTATCGAGGCGCTGTACTATGCCGCGTTCGGCCGCTCCCATCGCACATCGAGCGATGCGGAGCTTATTCGCATGGGTGAAGACGGGGCGCACATCGGGCTTTCCTTCCTGCGGCAGGATGTTCCGGGGGAGCTTTCCTTTACGTTTGCCCGCGGCGCACGGCGGCGCATTGCGTACGCAGGGGAACATCTCAGGCAGCGCGATCTCGTCGGGATTCTTCCGATGGTGCTCTTCTCGCCCGAGGATCTCTTTCTCGTCAAGGGTGCGCCGGCACTCAGACGCCGCTATCTGGACGCGGAGCTCTCGCAGGCAAGTCCCGCCTACTACGGGGAACTCCTGCGCTATACGCACATCCTGCGCCAGAGAAATGCCCTGCTGAAGGATATCCGCGAGCGTCTTGCACCCATGGATGCGCTGCTTCCGTGGGATGCGCAGCTCGCGCACAGTGCCGCGTATATCGTCACGCGGCGGATCGCGGCGACAGCGCAGCTGGGAGCGCTGTCGGCGCGCGTGCAGGCGGTGCTTGCGGCGGGTGAGGAGCTTGCGGTTTCCTACGAGATTGCACATGCGCCCGAGGGGCTGACCGAGGGAAAAGACGGCATGACAAAGAGGCTCGAACTGTGGTATAATGAGATGTTGACGGATGGCCGTGCACGTGATCTTGCGCGTGCCGCAACGGGGGTCGGTCCACATCTGGATGATCTCGTTCTCATGACCTGCGGCATGAATCTCAGGAGCTATGGCTCACAGGGGCAGCAGCGCACAGGCGCGCTTGCACTGAAGCTCGCCGAGCTCTTCTACCTGCGCGAGAATGTGGGCGAGTCCCCCATCCTGCTGCTCGATGATGTCATGAGTGAGCTCGATGCAGAGCGCCGCAGCGCCCTCCTCTCCTTCATCCGCAGCGAGGAGATCCAGACTTTTATCACAGCGACCGATGCGGCGTATTTCCCTCAGGAGCGCATGGGGACGTATCGGTATGTGGAGGCAGGACAGATTCGAGAGATGTAG
- a CDS encoding RNA-binding S4 domain-containing protein has product MTDIEIHTETIQLDQFLKLAGAIPSGGMVKELIAAGAILRNGAIETARRRKLVAGDIIAVDGSDTYRVIRA; this is encoded by the coding sequence TTGACAGATATCGAGATCCATACAGAGACGATTCAGCTCGATCAATTCCTCAAACTTGCCGGCGCAATTCCGAGCGGCGGCATGGTCAAGGAACTCATTGCCGCCGGAGCCATCCTGCGCAACGGAGCGATCGAGACGGCACGTCGGCGCAAGCTTGTCGCCGGAGATATCATTGCCGTTGACGGCAGTGATACCTACCGTGTCATTCGTGCGTAA